In one Culex quinquefasciatus strain JHB chromosome 2, VPISU_Cqui_1.0_pri_paternal, whole genome shotgun sequence genomic region, the following are encoded:
- the LOC119766363 gene encoding uncharacterized protein LOC119766363 — MSPTRKNTIFVDFGVLPARPPLDSIKTFVEKSMGLNPAGFKCLQLHNTRNGILIEMADLATATQVAADNHMKHALRSGEKNFLIPVYVDDNAVDVRVHDLPPGMPNDDIADGMAQYGEVLTITDDVWKNFFPGIPNGVRVLRMKLARSRLADDVDRKVTPKKPAHLQKQKRRP, encoded by the exons ATGAGCCCAACTCGAAAAAACACGATCTTCGTGGACTTCGGAGTCCTACCAGCTCGCCCACCGCTGGATTCCATAAAAACCTTTGTGGAAAAAAGCATGGGCCTTAATCCTGCCGGGTTTAAGTGCCTTCAACTGCACAACACCCGGAACGGCATCCTCATCGAGATGGCTGACCTAGCAACAGCCACCCAAGTAGCAGCAGACAACCACATGAAGCACGCACTCCGTTCAGGTGAGAAGAATTTCCTGATCCCGGTGTACGTTGACGACAACGCCGTCGACGTCCGGGTCCACGATCTTCCGCCAGGAATGCCCAACGACGACATCGCTGACGGAATGGCGCAGTATGGAGAGGTGCTGACGATTACGGACGACGTTTGGAAGAACTTCTTCCCCGGGATTCCAAACGGTGTGCGGGTCCTGAGGATGAAACTC GCCAGATCCCGACTTGCCGACGATGTGGACAGAAAAGTCACCCCGAAAAAACCTGCTCATctgcaaaagcaaaaaagaagACCGTGA